A part of Rhinoderma darwinii isolate aRhiDar2 chromosome 1, aRhiDar2.hap1, whole genome shotgun sequence genomic DNA contains:
- the NR2F1 gene encoding COUP transcription factor 1 isoform X1, with product MAMVVSSWRDPQEDVAGGNPGGPNPGAAQPARDQQQQQAPHTPQTPSQPGPPSTPGAAGDKGQQGSGQSQQQHIECVVCGDKSSGKHYGQFTCEGCKSFFKRSVRRNLTYTCRANRNCPIDQHHRNQCQYCRLKKCLKVGMRREAVQRGRMPPTQPNPGQYALTNGDPLNGHCYLSGYISLLLRAEPYPTSRYGSQCMQPNNIMGIENICELAARLLFSAVEWARNIPFFPDLQITDQVALLRLTWSELFVLNAAQCSMPLHVAPLLAAAGLHASPMSADRVVAFMDHIRIFQEQVEKLKALHVDSAEYSCLKAIVLFTSDACGLSDAAHIESLQEKSQCALEEYVRSQYPNQPSRFGKLLLRLPSLRTVSSSVIEQLFFVRLVGKTPIETLIRDMLLSGSSFNWPYMSIQCS from the exons ATGGCAATGGTAGTTAGCAGCTGGAGAGATCCGCAGGAAGACGTGGCCGGGGGGAACCCAGGAGGCCCTAACCCGGGGGCAGCGCAGCCTGCAAGGgatcagcagcagcagcaagccccaCATACTCCGCAGACCCCCAGCCAGCcgggacccccttccaccccgggCGCGGCTGGAGACAAGGGCCAGCAGGGCTCAGGCCAGAGCCAGCAGCAGCACATCGAGTGTGTGGTGTGCGGGGACAAGTCCAGCGGCAAGCACTATGGCCAGTTCACCTGCGAGGGCTGCAAAAGTTTCTTCAAGAGGAGCGTCCGCAGGAACTTAACCTACACATGTCGTGCCAACAGGAACTGTCCCATAGACCAGCACCACCGAAACCAGTGCCAGTACTGCCGTCTCAAGAAGTGCCTCAAAGTGGGCATGAGGAGAGAAG CGGTTCAGCGAGGACGAATGCCTCCAACCCAGCCGAACCCAGGCCAGTATGCCCTGACCAATGGGGACCCACTGAATGGCCATTGCTATCTGTCCGGATACATCTCACTGCTGCTGCGGGCTGAGCCTTATCCCACGTCCCGCTATGGTAGCCAGTGCATGCAACCTAATAACATCATGGGCATAGAGAACATCTGCGAGCTGGCAGCCCGGTTACTGTTCAGTGCTGTGGAGTGGGCCAGGAACATCCCCTTCTTCCCTGACCTGCAGATCACTGACCAAGTGGCTCTGCTCAGGCTGACTTGGAGTGAGCTGTTTGTGCTTAATGCAGCCCAGTGCTCCATGCCCCTTCATGTGGCCCCTCTCCTGGCAGCTGCTGGCCTCCATGCATCCCCAATGTCTGCCGACCGAGTGGTGGCCTTTATGGACCACATCCGTATCTTCCAGGAGCAGGTGGAGAAGCTTAAGGCCTTGCATGTAGATTCTGCAGAGTACAGCTGCCTGAAAGCCATCGTCTTGTTCACATCAG ATGCCTGTGGCCTTTCAGATGCTGCTCACATTGAGAGTCTACAGGAAAAGTCCCAGTGCGCTCTGGAGGAATATGTCAGGAGCCAGTACCCCAACCAACCGAGCAGGTTCGGTAAACTTCTGCTGAGGCTGCCCTCCCTGCGCACCGTCTCCTCCTCAGTCATTGAACAGCTCTTCTTCGTGCGCTTGGTAGGTAAGACCCCTATAGAAACCCTCATCAGAGATATGTTATTATCTGGAAGTAGCTTCAACTGGCCTTACATGTCTATCCAGTGCTCCTAG
- the NR2F1 gene encoding COUP transcription factor 1 isoform X2, giving the protein MFNYSVQRGRMPPTQPNPGQYALTNGDPLNGHCYLSGYISLLLRAEPYPTSRYGSQCMQPNNIMGIENICELAARLLFSAVEWARNIPFFPDLQITDQVALLRLTWSELFVLNAAQCSMPLHVAPLLAAAGLHASPMSADRVVAFMDHIRIFQEQVEKLKALHVDSAEYSCLKAIVLFTSDACGLSDAAHIESLQEKSQCALEEYVRSQYPNQPSRFGKLLLRLPSLRTVSSSVIEQLFFVRLVGKTPIETLIRDMLLSGSSFNWPYMSIQCS; this is encoded by the exons ATGTTTAACTATT CGGTTCAGCGAGGACGAATGCCTCCAACCCAGCCGAACCCAGGCCAGTATGCCCTGACCAATGGGGACCCACTGAATGGCCATTGCTATCTGTCCGGATACATCTCACTGCTGCTGCGGGCTGAGCCTTATCCCACGTCCCGCTATGGTAGCCAGTGCATGCAACCTAATAACATCATGGGCATAGAGAACATCTGCGAGCTGGCAGCCCGGTTACTGTTCAGTGCTGTGGAGTGGGCCAGGAACATCCCCTTCTTCCCTGACCTGCAGATCACTGACCAAGTGGCTCTGCTCAGGCTGACTTGGAGTGAGCTGTTTGTGCTTAATGCAGCCCAGTGCTCCATGCCCCTTCATGTGGCCCCTCTCCTGGCAGCTGCTGGCCTCCATGCATCCCCAATGTCTGCCGACCGAGTGGTGGCCTTTATGGACCACATCCGTATCTTCCAGGAGCAGGTGGAGAAGCTTAAGGCCTTGCATGTAGATTCTGCAGAGTACAGCTGCCTGAAAGCCATCGTCTTGTTCACATCAG ATGCCTGTGGCCTTTCAGATGCTGCTCACATTGAGAGTCTACAGGAAAAGTCCCAGTGCGCTCTGGAGGAATATGTCAGGAGCCAGTACCCCAACCAACCGAGCAGGTTCGGTAAACTTCTGCTGAGGCTGCCCTCCCTGCGCACCGTCTCCTCCTCAGTCATTGAACAGCTCTTCTTCGTGCGCTTGGTAGGTAAGACCCCTATAGAAACCCTCATCAGAGATATGTTATTATCTGGAAGTAGCTTCAACTGGCCTTACATGTCTATCCAGTGCTCCTAG